A single region of the Penaeus monodon isolate SGIC_2016 chromosome 18, NSTDA_Pmon_1, whole genome shotgun sequence genome encodes:
- the LOC119584810 gene encoding alpha carbonic anhydrase 8-like, whose protein sequence is MAAPHQPRQEHAIQIAGSADKWQAAPPGNWATPHHADDRVRPRNMKINERPPGNNLPRDRYCRQSAPEPLPPRPTLPPRPTLPHTPRHAPALLVTTLRPPPAPAPAPPASPRASGATPREEEVEELLGASRSFWELLGTSRIHQEQLES, encoded by the exons ATGGCGGCGCCCCATCAGCCGCGACAGGAGCATGCCATACAGATAGCGGGCAGCGCGGACAAATGGCAGGCCGCGCCGCCCGGGAACTGGGCCACGCCACACCACGCCGATGACAGAGTGCGGCCTCGCAACATGAAGATCAACGAGCGGCCGCCAGGCAATAACTTGCCCCGCGACCGCTACTGCCGCCAAAGTGCTCCTGAGCCCCTGCCCCCACGCCCAACCCTGCCCCCACGCCCAACCCTGCCCCACACGCCCCGGCACGCCCCCGCCCTGCTCGTCACAACCCTCCGCCCGccacccgcccccgcccccgcccctcccgcctccccccgaGCCTCTGGGGCGACCCCacgggaagaggaggtggag GAGCTTCTAGGAGCTTCTAGGAGCTTCTGGGAGCTTCTAGGAACATCTAGGATCCACCAAGAGCAGCTAGAATCCTGA